Proteins encoded by one window of Aulosira sp. FACHB-615:
- a CDS encoding efflux RND transporter periplasmic adaptor subunit gives MKLDTSNPVDSSALPLEQKQRKKYNWLLWLLLLGLLGGIGYGVYYRVAVVPRQEARQKILTQSVERRNLAIAVSANGTVKPERSINVSPKNSGVLKTLLVKEGDSVKKGQILAYMDDSNLRGSLVQAQGQLAQAEANLQKAQAGNRPQDIAQAQAQLDEAEANLQKVEAGNRPQDIAQAQARLRSAQANLVQAEDDLKRNQQLYNSGAISLQTVIQKRSTRDSAQAQVNEAQQALALQQAGSRSEDIQQARATVKQREEALALLKAGNRPEDIEVARAQVISARGSLQNIQAQINDTIIRAPFDGVVTQKFSDPGAFVTPTTSGSAVSSATSSSILALASVNEVVANLSESNIAKIRLGQPVTIKADAYPGKFFEGKVSQIAAQATVEQNVTSFQVKASLSDPENLLRSGMNVDTEFQVGELENALVVPTASVVRRERATGVYVLGANEQPIFTRIETGVTVNNFTEVKSGLTGDEKVLLSFPPGSRPQSTPRGGVFPGVGGGGGRSSGGGGRSGQ, from the coding sequence ATGAAACTTGATACATCAAACCCTGTAGATTCATCAGCTCTACCCTTAGAACAGAAACAGCGAAAAAAGTATAATTGGTTACTTTGGCTGCTATTGCTCGGTCTGTTGGGTGGAATTGGCTATGGAGTTTATTATCGAGTGGCGGTAGTGCCGCGCCAAGAAGCTAGGCAAAAAATATTGACCCAATCGGTAGAAAGACGAAATTTAGCGATCGCAGTTTCGGCTAATGGTACAGTCAAACCAGAACGCTCTATTAATGTTAGTCCCAAAAATTCGGGTGTACTCAAAACCCTGCTAGTTAAAGAAGGAGATTCGGTCAAAAAAGGACAAATTCTCGCTTATATGGATGATTCCAACCTGCGGGGTAGTTTGGTGCAAGCCCAAGGACAGTTAGCCCAAGCCGAAGCAAATCTCCAAAAAGCCCAAGCCGGGAATCGTCCTCAAGATATCGCCCAAGCCCAAGCCCAACTCGACGAAGCCGAAGCAAATCTGCAAAAAGTCGAAGCCGGGAACCGTCCCCAAGATATCGCCCAAGCCCAAGCAAGGCTAAGAAGCGCCCAAGCCAACTTAGTCCAAGCCGAAGATGATTTAAAGCGTAATCAACAACTATACAACTCCGGGGCTATTTCTCTGCAAACAGTTATTCAAAAACGGTCAACCCGTGATAGCGCCCAAGCCCAAGTTAATGAAGCACAACAAGCATTAGCACTGCAACAAGCTGGTTCACGTTCAGAAGATATTCAACAAGCTAGGGCGACTGTAAAACAGCGAGAAGAAGCTTTAGCATTACTCAAAGCCGGAAACCGCCCAGAAGATATTGAAGTCGCCCGCGCTCAAGTTATTTCCGCCCGTGGTTCACTGCAAAACATCCAAGCCCAAATCAACGACACCATCATCCGCGCCCCCTTTGATGGTGTAGTCACACAAAAATTCTCTGATCCTGGTGCTTTTGTGACTCCCACCACTTCCGGGAGTGCTGTTTCTTCCGCTACTTCTTCATCGATTTTGGCTTTAGCTTCCGTGAATGAAGTTGTTGCTAATTTATCAGAATCGAATATTGCCAAAATTCGCCTTGGTCAACCAGTGACAATTAAAGCTGATGCTTACCCAGGAAAGTTTTTTGAAGGAAAAGTCAGTCAAATTGCGGCTCAAGCCACCGTCGAGCAGAACGTGACTAGTTTTCAGGTGAAAGCATCTCTTTCTGACCCAGAAAACCTACTCCGGTCGGGGATGAATGTCGATACAGAATTTCAAGTTGGTGAGCTAGAAAATGCTTTAGTCGTCCCCACAGCCTCAGTTGTGCGCCGAGAAAGAGCCACAGGCGTGTATGTTTTAGGCGCAAATGAGCAACCTATATTCACCCGCATTGAAACTGGCGTGACTGTGAATAATTTTACAGAGGTGAAGTCTGGATTAACAGGTGATGAAAAAGTCTTGCTGAGTTTCCCCCCTGGTTCAAGACCCCAGTCAACGCCAAGGGGAGGTGTATTTCCTGGTGTTGGTGGTGGTGGAGGTCGTTCTTCTGGTGGCGGTGGGCGTTCTGGTCAGTAA
- a CDS encoding ABC transporter permease yields the protein MLQSLSKIPKIQKRPSKSTVPLTEIISMAVETLWNNKLRTGLTMLGVVIGIASVIAITSVGQGVQKSVENQIQALGTNVLQVLAGAARSGNIRQGVGSTSTLTWEDAKAIAQQAPSVDLVSAYLQRNAQVVYGGENTSTTIYGTDLNYPDARNTHPQEGRFFTQEELDSNKQVAVIGPTVKRTLFGNSTQVIGEQIRIQGETYEIIGIMEPKGAQGPMDRDDQIFIPLTSMSGRLVGNNALTGVSVSGILIKSSNQDKLEAAQFQVTNILRLRHEIYPPQADDFRITNQADIVSTFTNVVGLFTIMVVAIAGISLVVGGIGIANIMLVSVVERTREIGIRKAVGATNSAILNQFLAEAIVISIVGGGIGMGSGILIAFGASSIFKFPFVISVASVVVGFGLSLSVGLVAGVIPARNAAKLDPITALRSD from the coding sequence ATGCTTCAGAGTTTATCTAAAATTCCCAAAATTCAAAAAAGACCTAGTAAGTCTACAGTGCCGTTGACTGAAATCATATCAATGGCTGTAGAAACGCTATGGAATAATAAATTACGCACAGGACTGACGATGCTAGGGGTGGTTATTGGTATTGCGTCTGTAATTGCGATTACTTCTGTGGGTCAAGGGGTGCAGAAAAGTGTTGAAAACCAAATCCAAGCACTAGGAACAAATGTATTGCAAGTTTTAGCGGGTGCAGCCAGGAGTGGAAATATCCGTCAAGGCGTTGGTTCTACCAGTACTTTAACTTGGGAAGATGCTAAAGCGATCGCTCAACAAGCCCCATCAGTCGATTTAGTTTCGGCATATCTGCAAAGAAATGCTCAAGTAGTATACGGTGGCGAAAATACTTCCACTACAATCTACGGTACAGATTTAAATTATCCCGATGCACGCAATACTCATCCCCAAGAAGGGCGATTTTTTACCCAAGAAGAACTCGATTCTAATAAGCAAGTGGCGGTGATTGGCCCGACAGTCAAAAGGACATTATTTGGCAATAGTACTCAAGTCATTGGTGAGCAAATTCGCATTCAAGGAGAGACTTATGAAATAATTGGCATCATGGAACCGAAAGGCGCTCAAGGGCCGATGGATAGAGATGACCAAATTTTTATTCCCTTAACTAGTATGTCGGGGAGACTAGTAGGAAATAATGCTTTAACTGGTGTTTCGGTGAGTGGAATTTTAATCAAATCTAGTAATCAAGATAAGTTAGAAGCAGCGCAATTTCAAGTGACTAATATTTTGCGCTTGCGGCATGAAATTTATCCACCGCAAGCTGATGATTTTCGGATTACGAATCAAGCTGATATTGTGAGTACATTTACTAATGTTGTTGGTTTATTTACAATTATGGTGGTAGCGATCGCCGGAATTTCTCTCGTGGTCGGTGGTATCGGAATTGCCAATATTATGCTAGTTTCCGTAGTAGAAAGAACCAGAGAAATTGGCATTCGTAAAGCCGTCGGGGCAACTAATTCAGCGATTCTCAATCAATTTTTAGCCGAGGCGATCGTGATTTCGATTGTCGGTGGCGGTATTGGTATGGGCAGTGGTATTTTAATTGCCTTTGGTGCATCAAGTATTTTTAAATTTCCTTTTGTAATTTCTGTGGCATCAGTAGTTGTTGGTTTTGGACTTTCGTTATCTGTTGGCCTAGTTGCTGGTGTGATTCCGGCTCGTAATGCGGCGAAATTAGACCCGATTACAGCTTTAAGAAGCGACTAA
- a CDS encoding ABC transporter ATP-binding protein, translating into MTTMIWMESITKTYKLGEMSVPILKGIHLSIEEGEYVAIMGASGSGKSTLMNILGCLDRPTNGNYIFEGRNLTTFDDDELAYIRNQRIGFVFQQFNLLARATALENVMLPMVYANLPKHKRRERALSALTKVGLAERILNRPSQLSGGQQQRVAIARALVNRPALVLADEPTGALDTETSYEVMNLLTELNEQGITIVIVTHEPDIAAQTKRTIRVQDGLIVG; encoded by the coding sequence ATGACCACAATGATTTGGATGGAATCTATTACAAAAACATACAAACTCGGAGAAATGAGCGTTCCGATTCTCAAAGGTATTCACTTATCAATTGAAGAGGGTGAATATGTCGCAATTATGGGTGCGTCAGGTTCAGGTAAATCTACACTCATGAACATTTTGGGCTGTTTAGATAGACCTACTAATGGAAATTATATTTTTGAAGGCAGAAACTTAACTACTTTTGATGATGATGAATTAGCTTATATCCGCAATCAAAGGATAGGTTTTGTGTTCCAACAATTTAATTTATTAGCAAGAGCAACAGCACTAGAAAATGTGATGTTACCGATGGTTTATGCTAACTTACCCAAACACAAACGCCGCGAAAGAGCCTTGTCAGCTTTAACAAAAGTAGGACTAGCTGAACGCATTCTCAACCGTCCCAGTCAACTGTCTGGAGGACAACAACAACGAGTTGCGATCGCGCGTGCTTTAGTTAATCGACCAGCATTAGTTTTAGCAGATGAACCAACAGGTGCATTAGATACAGAAACTTCTTATGAAGTGATGAATTTGCTCACAGAATTAAATGAGCAAGGTATCACTATTGTGATTGTTACCCATGAACCAGATATTGCAGCGCAAACAAAAAGAACCATCCGCGTCCAAGATGGTTTAATTGTTGGTTGA
- a CDS encoding TolC family protein: protein MLSSVHSTWFVVAIALLISAVPKSVDAQTSPQTTPQIPAENLNPSANPLQFPTKPEEVQIQKTVPLSLTQALELARRNNRNLQVTILELERSRAALRESQASLFPSLDINGNVTNSGNGFSSNSSQPSTSFNGTAQLNYDLYTSGNRQAVIKEAEEQLRIDELDVENQSREIELNVKTQYYNLQQADEQVRINQSAVANAQASLQDAQARERAGVGTRFDVLQAQVNLANAQQDLTNSLSDQQIARRQLGTLLSLPQSVDITAADAVALVGLWQPTLEQSIVEAFQNRPELRQQIAQRNISEQQRRQAIAQVRPQVSLVTSYNLLDRFNDTASVTDGYSIGLQASMNLFDGGAAKARAAQAKTNIAIAETQFANQRDQIRFNVEQYYTQLRSNLDNVQTSAVGLEQAREALNIARIRYQAGVGTQTEVIEAENDLTRAEGNRVTAILNYNRALANLQRAVSARASR, encoded by the coding sequence ATGCTATCTTCAGTGCATTCTACTTGGTTTGTTGTAGCGATCGCTCTGTTAATTTCTGCTGTACCAAAGAGTGTTGATGCTCAAACTTCACCGCAAACAACACCACAAATTCCCGCAGAAAACTTAAATCCTAGTGCCAATCCTTTACAATTTCCGACTAAACCAGAAGAGGTACAGATTCAAAAAACTGTACCTTTGAGTTTGACACAGGCTTTAGAATTAGCCAGACGCAATAATCGTAATTTACAAGTCACAATTTTAGAGTTAGAACGCAGTCGTGCAGCACTGAGAGAATCTCAAGCGAGCTTGTTTCCTAGTCTTGATATCAACGGGAATGTAACTAACAGTGGTAATGGTTTTAGTAGCAACTCTTCTCAACCAAGTACCTCTTTTAACGGTACAGCACAACTGAATTATGACCTCTACACATCCGGTAATCGTCAAGCGGTTATCAAAGAGGCCGAAGAACAGTTACGCATCGATGAGTTAGATGTGGAAAACCAATCTAGAGAAATTGAACTGAATGTCAAAACTCAATACTATAATTTGCAGCAAGCTGATGAACAAGTCAGAATTAATCAATCTGCGGTAGCAAATGCTCAAGCCAGTTTACAAGATGCTCAAGCCAGAGAAAGAGCAGGTGTAGGGACAAGATTTGATGTCCTACAAGCTCAAGTAAACTTGGCTAACGCCCAACAAGACTTGACTAATTCCCTATCAGATCAACAAATTGCCCGTCGTCAACTTGGGACATTGCTCAGTTTACCCCAGTCAGTAGATATCACAGCCGCAGATGCAGTGGCATTAGTAGGACTTTGGCAACCAACCTTAGAACAAAGTATAGTTGAAGCTTTTCAAAATCGACCCGAATTGCGCCAACAAATAGCCCAAAGAAATATCTCCGAACAACAACGACGACAAGCAATAGCACAAGTCAGACCGCAAGTAAGTTTAGTCACAAGTTATAACTTACTCGATCGCTTTAACGATACTGCCAGCGTCACTGATGGTTATTCTATTGGTTTGCAAGCCAGTATGAATTTATTTGATGGCGGCGCAGCTAAAGCTAGGGCAGCGCAGGCTAAAACTAATATAGCGATCGCAGAAACTCAATTTGCCAATCAGCGCGACCAAATTCGCTTTAATGTTGAACAATACTACACTCAACTACGCTCTAATTTAGATAATGTGCAGACTTCGGCTGTGGGTTTAGAACAAGCTAGAGAAGCATTGAATATTGCCCGAATTAGATATCAAGCTGGTGTTGGTACGCAAACAGAAGTTATTGAGGCAGAAAATGACTTAACCAGAGCCGAAGGTAATCGAGTCACCGCAATTTTAAATTACAACCGAGCTTTGGCCAATCTCCAACGCGCCGTTAGTGCTAGAGCCTCGCGCTAG
- the psb34 gene encoding photosystem II assembly protein Psb34: protein MLYTDKEGKTLNPENCITANSFFIESEVYICEPLEMHFNQAGELKAGKKPKKAIANLRSDGSELIPAEVQAHINREGNQLLNVPLANGYTVDDEGMINTYAIQPVMSLAEYPSPEQQQRYIIQGIVAVMFVALTLMTAFAVS from the coding sequence ATGCTCTACACCGATAAAGAAGGGAAGACCCTCAACCCAGAGAATTGTATAACTGCTAACAGCTTCTTTATTGAATCTGAGGTGTACATCTGTGAACCATTGGAAATGCACTTCAATCAAGCTGGGGAGTTAAAAGCGGGAAAAAAACCGAAGAAAGCAATTGCCAATCTTCGTAGTGATGGCAGCGAGTTAATCCCGGCTGAAGTTCAAGCGCATATAAACAGAGAAGGCAATCAATTGCTGAATGTGCCGCTTGCAAATGGCTACACAGTAGATGATGAGGGAATGATAAATACCTACGCTATTCAACCTGTGATGTCCTTGGCAGAGTATCCCTCTCCAGAACAACAACAACGCTACATCATCCAGGGGATAGTAGCTGTTATGTTTGTTGCTCTGACACTGATGACTGCATTTGCTGTCAGCTAG
- a CDS encoding orange carotenoid-binding protein has translation MSFTIESARSIFPDTPVANVVPATVESCNQLSAEDQLALLWFAYTEMGVTITPAAMGAANMVFAEKTLTQIKQMSADKQTQMMCDLVNHTDTPICRTYSSFGTNIKLGFWYELGEWMKLGIVAPIPEGYKLSPQASDVLEAIRQLEGGQQLTVLQNIVVNMGYNSKVSEQNVKQPVVPPQDIAPRAKVSIEGIDNLTVLSYMENMNAFDFQGAVALFTEDGALQPPFQEPIVGQKNILAYMREECYGLKLIPERGVTESAAGEFTQTKVMGKVQTPWFSDSIGINLAWRFLLNPQGKIFFVAIDVLASPQELMELGLIR, from the coding sequence ATGTCCTTTACTATCGAGTCTGCACGCTCTATTTTTCCCGACACTCCAGTTGCTAATGTGGTGCCGGCTACGGTTGAATCATGCAATCAACTCAGTGCTGAGGATCAGTTAGCTTTGCTTTGGTTTGCTTATACCGAGATGGGAGTTACAATCACTCCTGCTGCTATGGGAGCAGCTAATATGGTCTTTGCAGAAAAAACTCTGACGCAAATTAAGCAGATGTCTGCGGATAAGCAAACACAAATGATGTGCGATCTAGTGAACCATACTGATACTCCTATCTGCCGTACCTATTCATCTTTCGGCACAAACATCAAGTTAGGCTTCTGGTATGAGTTAGGCGAGTGGATGAAACTAGGAATCGTTGCCCCGATTCCAGAAGGTTATAAACTTTCTCCACAGGCCTCAGATGTTCTCGAAGCCATCCGTCAACTTGAAGGCGGTCAGCAACTCACCGTATTACAAAATATTGTCGTTAATATGGGGTATAACTCAAAGGTTAGCGAGCAAAACGTCAAACAACCTGTGGTTCCACCTCAAGACATCGCACCCAGAGCTAAAGTCAGCATTGAGGGCATCGATAACTTAACCGTTCTCAGCTACATGGAGAATATGAACGCCTTTGACTTTCAAGGGGCTGTGGCTTTATTTACTGAAGATGGTGCCTTGCAACCTCCTTTCCAGGAACCGATTGTGGGTCAAAAGAACATCCTCGCTTATATGCGTGAAGAATGCTATGGACTCAAGCTCATACCAGAGCGAGGGGTAACGGAATCAGCAGCAGGAGAATTCACCCAGACTAAGGTGATGGGTAAAGTCCAAACGCCTTGGTTTAGTGACAGTATTGGCATAAATCTAGCATGGCGGTTTTTGCTCAACCCGCAAGGCAAGATTTTCTTTGTGGCAATTGATGTGCTGGCATCTCCTCAAGAACTTATGGAACTGGGCTTGATCCGATAG
- a CDS encoding pentapeptide repeat-containing protein: MDANEVLRRYANGERNFREADWRGISLTNANLSGIDLSGAHLSNADLSGADLSNANLNWAGLKGANFSRANLRGAKMPDGRQHNDLLESANYFSS, from the coding sequence ATGGATGCCAATGAAGTTTTAAGACGATATGCCAACGGAGAAAGAAATTTTAGAGAGGCAGACTGGAGAGGCATCAGCCTAACTAACGCAAATTTGAGTGGAATAGACTTGAGTGGCGCACATTTAAGTAATGCAGATTTGAGCGGCGCTGATTTAAGCAATGCTAATTTAAACTGGGCTGGACTCAAAGGAGCAAATTTCAGTAGGGCAAATCTGCGGGGAGCAAAAATGCCTGATGGAAGACAACACAATGATCTCTTAGAGTCTGCTAATTATTTCTCTAGCTAA
- a CDS encoding rhodanese-like domain-containing protein, with translation MCFYLWVGVGFSPTLAANLTQAESISQPPNLESGVDRFLTSIPAGYYTIASVEELKSLLKKSQPMLIDVRETSEYQSGHIPNAINIPLRTLSQNLNQIPRDRPVVLYCSSGYRSAMGVMTLHLLGYENVRGFPPSFVGWKNAKEAIAQSELVMF, from the coding sequence ATGTGTTTTTACCTCTGGGTTGGAGTTGGATTTAGCCCAACTCTAGCAGCAAATCTCACACAGGCTGAATCAATCTCTCAACCCCCCAATCTAGAATCAGGAGTTGATCGCTTTCTCACTTCGATTCCCGCAGGCTATTACACGATCGCCTCTGTCGAAGAGTTAAAAAGCCTGTTGAAGAAGTCTCAACCTATGTTAATAGATGTGCGAGAAACTTCTGAGTATCAATCTGGACATATACCTAACGCAATTAATATTCCCCTGCGAACTCTGTCGCAAAATCTGAATCAAATTCCCCGCGATCGCCCTGTGGTATTGTACTGCTCCTCTGGTTATCGCTCGGCAATGGGGGTAATGACACTACACCTATTAGGCTATGAGAATGTGCGGGGATTTCCACCTAGCTTTGTCGGCTGGAAAAACGCAAAAGAAGCGATCGCCCAAAGTGAACTTGTGATGTTTTAA
- the petC gene encoding cytochrome b6-f complex iron-sulfur subunit gives MDTSIPLENPSLSRRQILNFLTGATVAVTAGAALYPAGKFLIAPAEKTGVGGAILAKDILGTQIPASQILADAPGTRALVAGLAGEPTYLIVKEDHTLDHIGLVDNCTHLGCTFPWNPLDQQFQCPCHGSRYAPDGTVVHGPAPLPLKIVQVAVIDNSILISPWTETDPRTGNQPWWV, from the coding sequence ATGGATACTAGTATTCCACTCGAAAATCCATCCCTATCAAGACGGCAAATCCTCAACTTTCTTACCGGAGCAACCGTCGCGGTCACTGCGGGTGCTGCGCTCTATCCTGCTGGCAAATTCTTGATTGCTCCAGCAGAAAAAACGGGGGTTGGAGGTGCTATTTTGGCCAAAGATATTCTAGGGACACAAATCCCAGCATCGCAAATTCTGGCTGACGCACCGGGAACCCGTGCCTTAGTTGCCGGTTTGGCAGGAGAACCCACCTATCTGATTGTCAAAGAAGATCACACCCTAGATCATATTGGGCTTGTCGATAACTGCACCCACCTCGGTTGTACCTTCCCCTGGAATCCCTTGGATCAGCAGTTTCAATGTCCCTGTCATGGTTCTCGCTATGCCCCAGATGGTACAGTAGTGCATGGCCCGGCTCCTCTACCACTTAAGATTGTCCAGGTTGCAGTGATCGATAACAGTATTTTAATCTCGCCTTGGACGGAAACTGATCCTCGCACTGGAAATCAGCCCTGGTGGGTCTAA
- a CDS encoding MBL fold metallo-hydrolase — protein sequence MLFRQLFDVETSTYTYLIADLVTKTGILVDPVLEQVERDRQLLQELGITLKYCLETHIHADHITGTAKLREITGCLGIVPENAQAGCADRFMKDGEVIELGSVKVEAIATLGHTDSHNAYLVNGTHLLTGDSLFIRGCGRTDFQSGNAGMMYDAVTQKLFTLPDETLVYPGHDYRGHTVSTIGEEKQLNPRFAGRNREEFIQLMANLNLPNPKKIMEAVPANQRCGNVAA from the coding sequence ATGTTATTCCGACAACTATTTGACGTAGAAACTAGTACATATACTTATTTAATTGCAGATTTAGTCACGAAAACAGGGATTTTGGTTGATCCGGTATTAGAACAAGTGGAGCGCGATCGCCAATTACTGCAAGAATTAGGAATAACGCTGAAATATTGTTTAGAAACCCACATCCACGCCGATCATATTACTGGCACAGCAAAACTGCGGGAAATAACAGGTTGTTTGGGAATTGTGCCAGAAAATGCCCAAGCTGGATGTGCCGATAGATTTATGAAAGATGGCGAAGTTATAGAATTAGGCAGCGTCAAAGTAGAAGCGATCGCCACCCTCGGCCATACTGATAGCCATAATGCCTATTTAGTGAACGGTACTCACCTACTCACCGGAGATTCATTATTTATTCGTGGTTGTGGAAGAACAGACTTTCAGAGTGGCAATGCTGGAATGATGTACGATGCTGTCACCCAAAAATTATTCACATTGCCCGACGAAACCTTAGTCTATCCTGGTCATGACTATCGTGGTCATACAGTTTCCACCATTGGCGAAGAAAAACAATTAAACCCTCGGTTTGCAGGACGTAACCGCGAAGAATTTATCCAGTTAATGGCAAACCTAAATTTACCCAACCCGAAAAAAATCATGGAAGCCGTACCCGCCAACCAACGCTGCGGTAACGTGGCGGCGTAA